A genomic segment from Aspergillus chevalieri M1 DNA, chromosome 7, nearly complete sequence encodes:
- a CDS encoding HECT-type E3 ubiquitin transferase (COG:S;~EggNog:ENOG410PQ4F;~InterPro:IPR019193;~PFAM:PF09814), whose translation MASRNPETKPTLTLHAEFLPNIRQTTLYITLPMNLEPIISLSESRRAVTVSLPEPYDDVSETIKLPARVNEAARRVLEGRQHTGTGNGTRQKGESGSISGPGSGNWDERELSFRMQIDPGDTSGGLLRPDDEVTSEKYVPWMAGDMGSYTQLGCRGCGKVVLDCAPAPTPGDTGSKWVWKDLPSGNWAEMMDFWHCHKPDTHDHDHGDHTVSIEERNSQVKGYGAANQVVASSGTGLVDVATFLVAEGDCRGLQIQNENSKKRNITCTQCNALIALEDPIANGWRLLKAALSAYTPSTTEEKGTWHTHPTETVVAAQLLELVERESARRFVVHYSGKHGLLLWVFNPDLRYSTTSTSHSTTTTTAHRGMKILFQETSTVEDLLSPGNGKPSSLSLEELMLPSDIYKSVYQTLVERNAMLPVSARGFREWRVGILERFERSLNTE comes from the exons ATGGCCTCGCGAAACCCAGAAACCAAACCCACTCTAACCCTCCACGCCGAATTCCTCCCCAACATCCGCCAAACAACGCTCTACATCACCCTCCCCATGAACCTCGAGCCGATCATCTCCCTCTCCGAGTCCCGTCGCGCAGTGACAGTTTCCCTTCCAGAGCCATATGACGATGTATCGGAGACCATTAAGCTCCCCGCGCGCGTGAATGAGGCGGCGCGGCGGGTTTTGGAGGGGCGACAGCATACTGGAACTGGCAATGGGACTCGCCAGAAGGGAGAATCAGGATCAATATCAGGACCGGGGAGTGGGAACTGGGATGAAAGGGAACTGTCGTTCAGAATGCAGATCGATCCCGGTGATACAAGCGGTGGGTTACTACGTCCCGACGATGAGGTCACGAGCGAGAAATACGTACCCTGGATGGCTGGTGATATGGGATCGTATACACAGTTAGGTTGTCGAGGTTGCGGGAAAGTGGTTTTGGATTGTGCGCCTGCGCCTACACCTGGTGATACTGGTAGTAAGTGGGTGTGGAAAGACCTGCCTAGTGGGAATTGGGCGGAGATGATGGATTTCTGGCATTGCCACAAGCCGGATACTCACGACCATGACCATGGCGATCATACGGTGTCGATTGAGGAGCGGAACTCGCAGGTTAAAGGCTATGGTGCTGCGAACCAGGTCGTGGCGAGTTCGGGGACGGGGCTTGTTGACGTGGCGACCTTTTTGGTCGCCGAGGGTGATTGTAGGGGATTACAG ATCCAAAACGAGAACTCTAAAAAAAGGAATATAACCTGCACACAATGCAACGCTCTAATAGCCCTGGAAGACCCTATCGCCAACGGTTGGCGACTCCTCAAAGCAGCCTTATCCGCATACACCCCGTCCACAACcgaagagaaaggaacaTGGCACACCCACCCCACAGAAACGGTCGTCGCAGCACAACTGCTCGAACTCGTCGAGCGAGAAAGTGCCCGACGCTTCGTCGTCCACTACAGCGGCAAGCATGGCCTTCTC CTATGGGTCTTCAATCCCGATCTCCGCTActccaccaccagcacctcacacagcaccaccaccacaaccgcCCACCGCGGCATGAAAATCCTTTTCCAAGAAACCTCCACCGTCGAAGACCTACTCAGCCCCGGAAACGGAAAACCGTCATCGCTCTCGCTCGAGGAGCTCATGTTACCGAGCGATATCTATAAGAGTGTTTACCAGACGCTGGTGGAACGGAATGCGATGTTACCGGTTTCTGCAAGGGGGTTCCGGGAGTGGAGGGTTGGGATTTTGGAGAGGTTTGAGCGGTCTCTCAATACAGAATGA